The Felis catus isolate Fca126 chromosome B2, F.catus_Fca126_mat1.0, whole genome shotgun sequence region GGTAGTGTCCAGCAAGagtagaatataaataaatgttgctGAGTGATAGTTATGGTATTAATCTAATGATCCTTTGATGTCTACAGTATTATAATTCAAGATACAAAGTAATTATTCCTACAATTCAGCAGTATAAATACTCATATAAACATTTCTACATTACCTCATGGAATTCTGACCTTATGGaacaatgttattaaaaaaaagagagaaaaaaacattgcATCATAGAAAATTTCTTagtagaaaagaattaaaatactttCCCTCTTAGGTTGCttaggaggctcagtcagttgagtatcccaCTCTTGATTGCCACAcaacgtcatgatcccagggtcatgagatcgagtgccatgtcaggcttcatgctgagtggagcctgcttaagattctctctctcttcctctgccactctcccccactcgtgtgctctctctctctctctctctctctctctctctctctcaaataaaaaaaataagataaaaaacattcCTTTTCATATCATAGGTTGTTAAAATGAAGGGACAGAAAAGTCTCACCTCTCAGGGCTTACTAAGTATGGGAAAAGTTCAATTCTTAGTGTTATCTTCAAAGAGCTAGTAGTCAGAAAGAATACTGTACTTTCACAAAAACAATAGTATTTTTCTAGACATAACAGTCCAGACATCCATTGTGTCTTGATTAAATGAAGTTATAATATGTATCActatgtatgaatatatgtatacattataacTTAAATATGTCAGGGTAGAGTAGCCTAAACAGTTGTAAGCACAAAGGTGTATGTTACAATAATAACCTCCTGTTACACTAAATGCCACCTTCTCACTAAATGCCCCACAGCAGCACAATTTCTGGAAATACAAAAGCTGCCCTCTCCTCAGTGAGGATCTCTAGGACAAATAATATGATCTTCAGGGTGGCCAGGGGAGCCCTCATTTTTGCTACCACACAGTCATTCCTTTCAATGTCTTTATCTTTCCTGGGCTCACCCTGATATTCCCCAAGTTATCCCATGTGTGTATCAGATGCAAAGTCATGGGCTCTGcttttgaaaagtgaaattttCTGATACCTAAACTTCTCTAACATCGCCCTTTTAGATAAAACTAATCCTGCTAGATTTCATGGTGGACCTTGGAGATAGGTGTTCTGAGCAGTTGGTCAGGTTCATTCATCAACTTACTGAGCTGCCCTGCAGCTCTACATTGCTTGTGGCATTCCAGTTCCTTCTCCAACAAAATTAAAGATTCCTTCAATCTGCCATATTCTTTAGGAGCAGCCGACTGAGCTGGCCAAACATAGTCCTAAATTGTTGGAACAAAAATTGTTATTACTGAGCTTCCTTGTGGGATTTCATTTGATTAAGTGATTGCATGGATAAGAGGGAAGCTGTTCTCAAAAACCTTAATATTTATCCCTCTTCAGTGTcatgaatagtatttcattgccCTACTGAGGGAactgtttggtttggtttggtttggtttggtttttcctGAGGGAACTACTACTAAAGTATGTCATCTCAAATTGTCACCTCATAGGAATTGGTTAAATGCATATGAAAAATCAGTAAGTAAGCCAAGATTGGAAGGGTTcacatttgaaagagagaaaacatgcatttgcttttaagaaagatttaaaaCTACATACGGAGATTTTTGGTGTGGAAGAAAGCATCTATGAAGATAACCATGATTTTCATAGTAAAACTGGCAATAAAGTCctatacatatatttagaaaGGAAACAGAGCAACTCAGATAAGTAGCATGAATATCTGGTTGGCAACATGTCCATAATGGGATTATAAGCACAATTAGAGTCTGATCCTCTGTTTAATTAATACATTCATCCATCTGAAATTCAAAGAAAGTGGGAAATAAATAGAGTacaaactaaattatttttatttatgtaaacagGGGTACTGAGGATTTAAAAGGGAATACTTCTATTAAACGTTGCAAACGTTTTCTTTCTACCCACTCTCGCGTCGGTAAGATAAATCTCTGTTCCAGACTTCGATGCTCAATAGtacttctgttttccagagttcaTATGCAGCACTGATTTCTCCATTTAATGCAGTATCTGTAATCATGCTCATCATCATTacaaaatgttttacatattccTTTCAATTTTTTGCATCTTTCAAATCTATACATTGACTCAAAGTTACTTCTGGCTGCAATCAAGAAAGACATCTAAAGTCATCAACCTCATTTTTCACTTGGGAGTCTTGTTACCtagggaagacacaaaatctgttTTGGTCATAAGATCATGCATGTGGGAGATGGAGAGTCTGGTATGCCAGGTAGTGTTATAGCACAATTTGGCAGTTGTTGCAGAAAGAGACTGAGCTACAAACATCTTACTGTCCGTATCTTTCAGCCCATATCAGTACTCACcttcctatctttttttcttattttattaacaCCAGATTTGCTCTCCCATGCTTTCATTAAGATGAGGTTTGTAGTTCTTTAAAAacctatcatttttattttcatgtttttttttcaattttttaagctTACTCTGACTGCCTCTTCACAGTATCATTTGTTCAATGCTTTCTTCTCCATTCCAGATCTTACTCTTAATTGAAATCTTCTTTCGTTATATTAGAGCAAATGAATATATCCCTTTCACCAGTCTATAgtaataatgaatgaataacataACTAAGTActtaattatatgtatttttcttaaacatgtgtcatgatatttttattcttgtggCCAATATGTCAACCACATGTGACAGTTATGACTTCTTCTGATTCTTTGTTATCTCCTACCCAGTATATCCTGATAATTGTAATACAGTAGACATGGAGATACTTACTGATAATTTATTGAGGAAACAACACCATATTAGATGTGCACACAGAAACACAGTTTTGATATACATTTAGTATTTAGTAAAAAGAGAATCCTCATGTTAATCTTCTAGTTTGCTGTGTCATCTAAGACAATGCAAAGAAGGATATCCTGAGATTCCAAACTCACAGCTTTGGGTTCACACATTAAACTATAGTAAATGGAAGCAAATATTTTAGttacttaagattttatttttcttaatgattctATTGTACTGCAACTAATGCCTTTAGAAAAAAGAGACTTGTGTGTCAGGcttatttctgcccctcccccccaattttATCATAGTATTTACTTATCTTGGATAAGTCTTTCCACCTATCTGTATGATGGAATATAATAAACATGGctattgcaaatatattttgaatattaaattttccACATGGGTgtcaggaaaaacaaagcaaaataattttattaaaatttagagAATAAACTGAATAGAATTTAGATTAACATTATATAATGTTAACTCATAGAACCTAATTGTCTgcataaaaccaaaatgaaattcaGAATGGTGTTTCATTTCTATGGGGCAGGTATTTGAGTACCTAGTATTCTCTAAGCATTTGGTTGGGAATTAGTCAGAAAGCTCAAATGTAGCAAATGTAGAAAATACTTCAAATGGACTAACTTTATTGTTGTCAATAAAGTtagtagaaaaggaaaggaagttacGTGTAAAGTGCAAGAGATTGTCAGGAAGGTTTTGACATGTGAATATATGTATTTCCTTTGGGAATGGGAAGCTAATTTATGATGACAGAACCCCTGGTCACCGGTAAATTTTGGTGAAATCTAAAGTTCCTTCAGACCCATATTTGATATAACTAAAAGCAGAGAAGTACATATGCATGgttgcattttactttttaaaaaatcttttgctGGGATAGGTACTTTTTAAGCTAATCAACATTCCTGAGACCCTAATATCTTATCAACCCACAACATCCATGTTGACTTTTAAGATATGTtaaattcagaaaagagaaatatggaTTTATAGTGATcattagtaacatgaaaatatactactgttgtttttactttcttattattttaaagaatataaatgttttaaatcatgAAAACACCTATAGAAGTGCATGACCTGGAAATAAAAGGTTTGCATTACAAAATTGCTTCCATACTTCTTacttatttgcaaataatatgtcATTTTAGAGTCACAGCTCTGTGAGGTgaacattataaaagaaaataacacaacCTCATCGTGTTGTTGTGAAAATTGGATATGTAATATGTTATAAACTGTACAGTGCCATACAAATATTATCCATGAGTGCATAGCTATGTGAGGTGACTTAAACTCATTGAtaaccacataaaaataaaaatgaatgactgTTTGGAGGAAGGATGCATAGCATCTcttttatctataaatatttctgcacATTTTAACATCACTGGAGAAATGAGTCTATGATGACTAATTTTCCTGATAAGAGACATATGTAAACACTAGTTGGAGGATGGATAAgggttatatattttggacaggTTTCTGATAATCTGGGCAAGAGTGGAGTGCTACAAATATGGTGTACGTCTATTGTGGACCCCAGCCCCATAACAAATCCTGCATACACACGGATAGAGAAATCTCTGTTGGGAACCAGTGGTTAAAAGCTCAATGGCCTCCCCACAGtttgttaatgttatttttcccGTGCTCTGGGGCGGGGTGGGTGTTCTTCCTCCTGGGTGAAATATCTGGCATATATCTCCCCATCTCCTAGCAAATAACTTCTCTGCAGATGACTTCTCTGTTTACTTCATGATGCAAATAGCAAGGCTGAGTTGAAAGTAGGaaggggatggggcgcctgggtggcgcagtccgttaagcgtccaacttcagccaggtcacgatctcgcggtccgtgagttcgagccccgcgtcgggctctgggctgatggctcagagcctggagcctgtttctgattctgtgtctccctctctctctgcccctcccccgttcatgctctgtctctctgtcccaaaaataaataaacgttgaaaaaaaaattaaaaaaaaaaaaaagaaagtaggaaggggagtctcttatgttttggctccctccctctctaaccatttttttccttcccctcccccatggtcttctgttcagtttctcaggatccacataggagtgaaaacatatggaatctgtccttctctgtatgacttatttcaccaatttgacaatgaatttcatattagaaaaaaatgagacacagacCTCTGGACATTGGTGTTTGAGGATGTGATGCtgtaactgtaaaaaaaaagagaaagaaagaaagaaagtaggaaagggaaacattaaaaaaagagagagagagagagaaaaaagaaataagtaggcacctgggtggctcaggtcatgatctcacagctcaaaggctggtgagttcaaaccccgcattgggctctttgctgacagccagagcctggagcctgtttcaaatccTGTGTTtcaaattccctctctctctgccccttcgctgctcatgctctgtctccctctctcctcaaaaataaataaacaaaattaaaaaaaaagaagtaggaagaGGTATTTTGGATGATGTCTACTCTTACTGGGTCCAAGTTAAAATCAAGGTAGGAGCAAGGCCATAGTCAGaagtttctaaaatatgtttgaaaCAGTATGCTCTTTCAGAATCAGATAGTACATTTCAATCCTATATGCTGTATTTATTAGCTGTGATAGATTGGGCAAAGGATTTTGTCCACTGGATCTTGATTTCCTCATAAAATTGAGgtgtttttaaatagaattttaaaaaatataatgagatGAAATATGTAAACTTCTCTTATAAtgttaaaagatgaataaactttcaaaaatcagCTTATTCtcatacttgtttttattttccatttggatttacattttaaagtgacCCAAGATGAAACAGTGTTATTAACATACATGCCCCTGGTATAGTGTAAACAcagtccctttttttttaatttttaattttttaaattaaagggagggaggggcagagtgagagggagagagaatcccaataaggctccatgctaccagcagggagcccaatgaggggctccagctcatgaactgtgagattatgacctgagctgaaaccaagagtcaagatgcttaaccgactgagccacccaggctcccaaaaCGTCTAGTCTTCAATCTATGTTAGGTCAGGTCCACTGTGTGCCTTGTTCACCGATTTATTACAGTATGTAGTAAAATGCTTGAAACATACATACTCAATAAGTGTGTAAATAACTGACAAAATGATTGAGTGAATAGTATGATATCAGATATAGATATTTAATTGGTGTTCTATACTGAAAGACTCTCTGGACTTTATCACAATCTCTCCATCCGTTATTTCCTATGTCAACTGAGCAAATGACCTAACCCTTGTACtaatttcttcaactgtaaaatgtatttaatgtctACTTCAGAAGGTTGTGTGGCAAATGAGATAACAGATATAGACATATTCTGTAGCCCCACAAGTATTATAATAAGTTTTATTGTCATTGCTATGAGTTGCTTATAAGTTTGTGTCAGGTTTCAGAGGAAACTTTTATTAATTCActgattttctttacttttgctattaaatgaagaaaatacctTCTCTCGTGATTCATACCACACACCTTTAAGTAGGCAGCTATTCGCACTCGGCCCCATGCTAGATGCAGatgcaaaaaatgaatacaataattAAGCTCCTTGCCCCCAAAAGTAAACCTGTGTTCGTTGGGAAATGATGACATAAAAATGGTACAATATCACTTGTAAAGACAATCCTAAGGAATTAATAAAAATCTTCTCCAAGCataaaattaaaagctataaaCTGCAAAAAGTATATTTTACTATTACTACCACCACAGCCATTAGGAAAACCTATGCTTTGTTAAGCGTTCGTTAAATTTTAGGCTCTTTACTAAATAAGTTGTGTGCATTATCTGATTTAATGCTCTACTCACTTTGGGATAGGTATGATCATTCTCATTTCACCCATAAGAACAATTGAAGTAAAGAACTTTGCACAGAGTTTCACGGGGAGTAAAAGGGGTGGGAGAGGCTTCAAAGTTAGTTATGTTGGATTCCAAACAAGTGTATGTTCAATCATTTCACGGAAGATGTGACTTTTAGTTGCACCTTGAGAAGCCAATAGCATATTTTTGAGGAATTAGGGGAAGCACTTAGAATATATGTATTCTAAACGTGGATGTTGTGAGATATATGTAGAATGGTGTGACTTTTAGCATGACTGGAGTGATATGGACATGGACTTCAGAAAACGCAGGGAAGGAAAAACTGGGCACAGGTGGCAAGACCTCCACGGCTGATGAGTTGAATATTCTGATGAGCAGAATTCTCATGAATTCCATATTCTCTATGGAAATGTTAAGCACCATCTTCCCTTTAAGGAAGGGATTGGAGAAAATTTTGTAGCAGAGAGGCTGGGTGAACATTGTTAGAATAttctaaataagaaataatgagaaagatAATTAAGTTCATGGGGTTTCAAATAAAGGGGGAGATATTTGTGAATCTGAAGCAGCCCAACGAAGTAACTTTTGGATTGGGGGCAAGAATACCAGGAAGTAGAGCAGTAACGAGTGTGTTAGCCCTTAATCCTGTGCAGTTGATAATAACAatcaatgaagcagaaaataaaaagaggaggaCAGACTTTAGCCTTTGTGAGTAAGATGAGCTCTGTTTTGGACAtattgggattaaaaaaaaattggaggccAGTCAGATAAGTTCcataactataaataaaaaaaccttttGATTTGGGAAGGagattcaagaaaaatatttgttgatagcAGAAGTCATTGCACTGAACAAGATAATCTCAGggaaacatataaaataagaagaaaagggaTTCAGGGACACAGCAGTAGAGGCCCCTGAATTTAAGAGACCATCAAgaagcacctgagtggctcagttgattcagcgtccaactcttcatttcggctcaggtcatgatctcacagttcgtgaattcaagccctgagtcaggctctggtgcctgcttgggattctctctctttctttctccttctctctctctctctctctctctctctctctctctctctcaaaataaataactaaacttttttaaaaaagggatttatataaaaaaaaatgagaccgcCAAATAATTGTCAAACATTGTCAGAACAGTGAACGACTCTAGCAGTAGGCAGAAGTCCACaagacaaagaattaaaatacGACTTTGGGTTTGCTTTTAGGAAAACATCGATAACATTAGCAAGAAGATTTTCAGTTAATTGACATGGGTGAATGTATTGGGGAAAAAGAGTATATAAAAGGTGATAAAAGGAGATTATGAGTTGAGGCTGGTTTTCAAAAAGTTTGGTGAAGATAGGAATAAAGCAGATTAGAAAGTAGCTGactgggtagcccagtcagttgagtgactcttgatttcagctccatggtttgtgagatcaagcccacatgAGGCTTGGCACTGATAGCAAGGatcttgcttgagattctctctctctctctctctctctcaaaataaataactaaacttttttaaaaaagggatttatataaaaaaaaatgagaccgcCAAATAATTGTCAAACATTGTCAGAACAGTGAACGACTCTAGCAGTAGGCAGAAGTCCACaagacaaagaattaaaatacGACTTTGGGTTTGCTTTTAGGAAAACATCGATAACATTAGCAAGAAGATTTTCAGTTAATTGACATGGGTGAATGTATTGGGGAAAAAGAGTATATAAAAGGTGATAAAAGGAGATTATGAGTTGAGGCTGGTTTTCAAAAAGTTTGGTGAAGATAGGAATAAAGCAGATTAGAAAGTAGCTGactgggtagcccagtcagttgagtgactcttgatttcagctccatggtttgtgagatcaagcccacatgAGGCTTGGCACTGATAGCAAGGatcttgcttgagattctctctctctctctctctctctcaaaataaataactaaacttttttaaaaaagggatttatataaaaaaaaatgagaccgcCAAATAATTGTCAAACATTGTCAGAACAGTGAACGACTCTAGCAGTAGGCAGAAGTCCACaagacaaagaattaaaatacGACTTTGGGTTTGCTTTTAGGAAAACATCGATAACATTAGCAAGAAGATTTTCAGTTAATTGACATGGGTGAATGTATTGGGGAAAAAGAGTATATAAAAGGTGATAAAAGGAGATTATGAGTTGAGGCTGGTTTTCAAAAAGTTTGGTGAAGATAGGAATAAAGCAGATTAGAAAGTAGCTGactgggtagcccagtcagttgagtgactcttgatttcagctccatggtttgtgagatcaagcccacatgAGGCTTGGCACTGATAGCAAGGatcttgcttgagattctctctctctctctctctctctcaaaataaataactaaacttttttaaaaaagggatttatataaaaaaaaatgagaccgcCAAATAATTGTCAAACATTGTCAGAACAGTGAACGACTCTAGCAGTAGGCAGAAGTCCACaagacaaagaattaaaatacGACTTTGGGTTTGCTTTTAGGAAAACATCGATAACATTAGCAAGAAGATTTTCAGTTAATTGACATGGGTGAATGTATTGGGGAAAAAGAGTATATAAAAGGTGATAAAAGGAGATTATGAGTTGAGGCTGGTTTTCAAAAAGTTTGGTGAAGATAGGAATAAAGCAGATTAGAAAGTAGCTGactgggtagcccagtcagttgagtgactcttgatttcagctccatggtttgtgagatcaagcccacatgAGGCTTGGCACTGATAGCAAGGatcttgcttgagattctctctctctctctctctctctctctctctctctctctctctctgcctcttccccactcccactctctctctctgtcaaaataaataagtagacatttttttaaaaagcaaataaaagaaagtagCTTAAAGGCAAAAATCTCTCATAAAATGTGACTTTAACTGCCCAGAACCCTACCATTActcattgttttttattgttaGCACCCTGAAGTGAGCTACCATAGTGTATTACTTATATTATGTTAATATCTCCTAACTCACGAAAGTGTttcacagaggttttttttttaataaaatttaaatcatgtTTTTCCTCAGGTGAAAGCCCACTGGATTTCTCTCATAATTTAGAAGACAGTATCCTTTCTAGTTCCTAAAAAACTCTGGGTAATCGTCCAACACACTTCCTCCCTGACGAGCTCATCCAGGACTCTCCTCCCAACCCACTTTTCTCCAGCCACCTTCATTAGCATTCCCCACAAACTCGTGGGTGCCCCCATGATGCTTCTTGGCctctgtaattttttgttttacttaaatgtcaccttctcaataAGAGCCTCCTGAAAAATcctatttcaaatttcattttttggggTCCCTGAACTCTGATTTATCGTCTTCTAgcataaaatgcttatttattatgtttaccGCTTGTATTTGTCTCCACTTCTGGAATATGAGCTCCACAAAGATAGGAAATAGtgcctgttttgtttgttgatgTGTCCTAATCAGATTACATTATGGCTatacatagtaggttctcaaaGAATATTCATTGAATTGGTAAATAAATGAGAGAGGGGGGCATGGAATGCAGTGTCTAATGTATTGTCAGTGTTATGAATTGACATTGCTTTTCTTGGGGGCACATCCCATGTCTTACTCATTTTGAACTCTATCAGTTTGAATAATTACTTAAAACTCAGTTATTGGTAACTATTAGTTTCTTAAAACAGGAGCtgtaggggtgccttggtggcctagtcagttaagcatttggctcttgatttccactcaaatcatgatcttacagttcctgggattaagccccatgtcaggctctgtgctgacagcacaaagcctgcttgggatcctctctctccctcactctctgccctttctccacccattctctctctctctctttctctctctctctctctctctctctctctctctctctcaaaataaatgaataaactttttttttttaaaggcaagagctgtaattttattttatattcaaatccAAAACCCATAATATCATACCTGGGAAGAAGCAAGCCATTATTAGTCAAGtgtctgaataaataaattactatttgGAATTGCATTGCATTCTTGCCCAAGGATACGAAGGTGAAATAAATCCTGAAATGGGGTGGGTATGAATGCATGGTATCTTCCTCTCTAGTCCCGTGCTGGGATTTGAGAGTGATAGACCTCATTTCAACAGAATGCTTTTAACTGATTCAGGTGTGTATTGAGCTATGACTACAACAAAAATACCTAACACCTGTTGGTGCCTCCTTCGTCAGGGCCACTGCTAATCCAGactcaaagaaaactaaaagtgaAGGGAAATACACTCTGGACCAAAggacagaaaaatgtaaaacttccaGCTCTACATCTAACCACAGTTGATCCACAAACAACTCAATACTTAGAAACATTGACCTTCTGTCGCCCACATAAGTTggaaatccacatataacttctgactcccccaaaatttAACTATATATAGGCTAcggttgactagaagccttatgAAGAATATAAATAgtcaattaatatatattatgtaggTTATATGTTTTATGCGgtgcattcttacaataaagtaagctagagaaaatgctattgaaaaaattatgaaaaagagaaaatacttttgtaatactatattgtatttatctaaaaaaatccacatagaagTGGATCCATGTACTCCAAACCcctgttgttcaaaggtcaactgcaGTTTAATTTAAGATTATCTATCTGTATTGTCAATTAAcccaatgaaaattaaaatgcatgagCAAGAAAGTTTCCAGAAATCTTCCTATGTGtaaatatttaccttttattctttattttttgttgttgttaacaaaCTCTGAGGTCAGTATGAATAATTAGTgacatatctttctttttaagggaGTTGGATGCAGAACTTTGTCAAAAGGGCTTCTGCAATGTTTAGTCAATATCATGCACAACAAACAGTCAAAAAATTTctgtaagtaaaaatattaatttcctaaTTGATGCCCATAGGTTTACATTTCTCCTTTAAGTTTGTCACATTCGTTCCTTGGGCTGAAAAGTCTGGTGGCTTGAATGTACACTGGACCGCAGGAAAGACCAGCTCAGAAATAtagatggttttgtttttctttgtcaagcAT contains the following coding sequences:
- the LOC109500102 gene encoding beta-defensin 110-like, with the translated sequence MSFLIAARSNFESMYRFERCKKLKGICKTFCNDDEHDYRYCIKWRNQCCI